In a single window of the Rhizobiaceae bacterium genome:
- a CDS encoding DUF4411 family protein, translated as MTDYCLDTSGISNPWEVLPGDIYEGLWNRVQSLIEDSVFCCTPEIYAEMLSIMGSLGACIRNHGNCLIREIGNGNWPWEAYLEHVERMRVVHESVISEYNGNRKGTVGLNDISIIALAKTLNLPVVSMEKANIYQPSTNKRRIPDVCALEKVKHMDFNDLLRAKGIKI; from the coding sequence ATGACTGACTACTGCTTGGACACGTCCGGGATCAGCAACCCTTGGGAGGTCCTGCCCGGCGACATCTACGAAGGACTTTGGAACCGGGTCCAAAGTCTCATTGAAGATTCTGTATTTTGCTGCACGCCAGAAATCTACGCGGAAATGCTTTCCATCATGGGAAGCCTTGGTGCCTGCATCAGGAATCATGGCAATTGCCTAATCAGGGAAATAGGCAACGGAAATTGGCCTTGGGAGGCCTACCTGGAACACGTCGAACGAATGAGGGTCGTTCATGAATCCGTGATTTCAGAGTACAACGGGAATCGAAAAGGAACGGTCGGGCTTAACGACATATCCATTATCGCCCTTGCTAAGACGTTGAACCTTCCCGTGGTTAGTATGGAAAAAGCAAACATATACCAGCCGAGCACAAACAAGCGCCGGATCCCCGACGTATGCGCCCTTGAGAAGGTGAAGCACATGGATTTCAATGATCTGCTTCGCGCGAAAGGAATCAAAATATGA
- the rpsP gene encoding 30S ribosomal protein S16: MALKIRLARAGAKKRPYYHIVVADARSPRDGRFIEAVGAWNPTLAKDADRVTLDTDRVKHWLSQGAQPTDRVLRFLDQAGVAKRPSRSNPTKAVPGKKAQERVALQKQAEEAAAAAAAAEAPVEEAAASE, translated from the coding sequence ATGGCATTGAAAATTCGTCTCGCCCGTGCAGGCGCAAAGAAGCGCCCCTACTATCACATCGTCGTCGCTGATGCGCGCTCGCCGCGCGATGGCCGCTTCATCGAGGCGGTCGGTGCATGGAACCCGACGCTGGCGAAGGATGCCGATCGCGTGACGCTCGACACCGATCGCGTCAAGCATTGGCTGTCGCAGGGCGCGCAGCCGACCGATCGCGTGCTGCGCTTCCTCGACCAGGCCGGCGTCGCCAAGCGTCCGTCGCGCAGCAATCCGACCAAGGCGGTTCCGGGCAAGAAGGCCCAGGAGCGCGTCGCGCTTCAGAAGCAGGCCGAGGAAGCCGCAGCGGCAGCAGCCGCAGCGGAAGCTCCCGTCGAGGAAGCCGCCGCCAGCGAGTAA
- a CDS encoding chorismate mutase, whose amino-acid sequence MTAELDDIQRARVLLRDLRASIDNIDAAIVYMLAERFRCTEAVSYLKAQHGLPPADKVREAEQIERLRRLAQDARFNPDFVEKFLNFLIANVIRHHEAVNEGRKDVDLVNK is encoded by the coding sequence ATGACGGCCGAGCTTGATGACATTCAACGCGCGCGTGTCCTGCTCAGGGACCTGCGCGCATCCATCGACAATATCGACGCAGCCATCGTCTATATGCTGGCTGAGCGCTTTCGTTGCACGGAGGCGGTGAGCTATCTCAAGGCCCAGCACGGCCTGCCGCCCGCCGACAAGGTGCGCGAGGCAGAGCAGATCGAGCGCCTGCGGCGGCTCGCGCAGGACGCGCGCTTCAATCCGGACTTCGTCGAGAAGTTCCTGAATTTCCTGATTGCCAATGTGATCCGGCATCACGAGGCGGTCAATGAAGGAAGAAAAGACGTCGATCTCGTCAACAAGTGA
- a CDS encoding LysR family transcriptional regulator: MNLRSLDLNLLVVLDALLDEAHVSHAADRLGLSQPATSAALQRCRHLFRDELLERGRGTMRLTAKAEALRAPLKSLLAGVVDLVDAPKVPLRETRQTLHILMADYPALFVIGPLQRALQETAPGIDLVIQPWHGADAARMALIDGATDLAISVFPTSDEYIHREEILTEHYLVAMRSGHPAASRFDLDRWLAFPHILVSGRGDIRTPLDAELARRGLARRVGLVVPNFGMVPDLLRGSDMIAMLPSRVLHESRDLILSPPPFPVDGFSLHLAWHQRRAKDIGLQHVARVLAKLLS, translated from the coding sequence ATGAATTTACGATCTTTGGATCTTAACCTGCTCGTTGTCCTGGACGCTCTCCTCGACGAAGCTCATGTGAGCCACGCTGCGGATCGCTTGGGCTTATCCCAGCCAGCCACCTCGGCGGCGCTGCAACGCTGCCGCCATCTTTTCCGCGACGAATTGCTGGAACGCGGCCGCGGCACCATGCGGCTGACAGCGAAGGCGGAAGCCCTGCGCGCGCCATTGAAATCGCTGCTGGCGGGCGTAGTGGATCTCGTCGATGCGCCCAAGGTCCCGCTGCGAGAGACGCGTCAAACCCTGCACATTTTGATGGCTGACTACCCCGCCCTTTTTGTGATCGGCCCACTGCAGCGCGCCCTGCAAGAAACAGCACCCGGCATAGACCTCGTGATCCAGCCATGGCATGGCGCCGACGCCGCGCGTATGGCACTTATCGATGGAGCCACAGACCTCGCAATCTCGGTTTTCCCGACCAGCGACGAATATATCCATCGGGAAGAAATACTTACGGAACATTATCTGGTAGCAATGCGATCAGGCCACCCTGCGGCGTCGCGTTTTGATCTCGATCGCTGGCTTGCTTTCCCGCATATTCTTGTTTCAGGCCGGGGCGATATACGCACTCCGCTAGATGCCGAACTCGCCCGACGAGGCCTTGCGCGTCGTGTGGGCCTTGTAGTCCCGAATTTTGGAATGGTGCCAGATCTGTTACGCGGATCAGACATGATTGCCATGCTGCCCTCGCGGGTTTTGCATGAAAGCCGCGACCTGATACTTTCGCCCCCACCCTTCCCGGTCGATGGCTTCTCACTTCATCTTGCCTGGCACCAAAGGCGGGCCAAAGATATAGGGCTGCAGCACGTGGCAAGAGTATTGGCGAAGCTGCTATCGTGA
- a CDS encoding NAD(P)H-dependent oxidoreductase produces the protein MTKTLLLLFHPDLNRSRANAALAKAAAAMPEVEVVDMYRTCPDGLDLYRDGEREAARLLSAARIVLQFPVQWYSTPSLLKVWQDAVLTRMFYLTYEAEGSRLEGVPLLIAATAGNTYESYKPGGRNLFTITDLFAPLRATANRCGLVWAEPFILYGADKLSTGAINDAAVAYASTLAAWIGISAEVG, from the coding sequence ATGACCAAAACCCTTCTTCTTCTTTTCCATCCCGATCTGAACCGTTCAAGGGCGAATGCCGCCCTTGCGAAAGCCGCCGCGGCGATGCCAGAGGTCGAGGTAGTCGATATGTATCGGACTTGTCCGGACGGGCTCGACCTATACAGAGATGGTGAGCGCGAGGCTGCGAGGCTTCTGAGCGCCGCCCGGATCGTGCTGCAATTTCCCGTGCAGTGGTATTCAACGCCGTCACTATTGAAAGTCTGGCAAGATGCGGTGCTCACGCGGATGTTCTACCTGACCTACGAAGCCGAAGGTAGCCGTCTTGAGGGTGTGCCACTCCTGATTGCGGCAACCGCCGGTAATACGTACGAGAGCTATAAGCCGGGTGGGCGAAATCTGTTTACCATCACGGACCTCTTCGCCCCGTTGCGTGCCACTGCAAATCGCTGCGGATTGGTCTGGGCTGAGCCGTTTATCCTCTATGGTGCGGACAAGCTCTCCACCGGAGCGATAAATGATGCCGCCGTCGCCTATGCCTCCACACTCGCCGCCTGGATCGGCATTTCGGCGGAAGTGGGATGA
- the ffh gene encoding signal recognition particle protein, which yields MFESLQERLGSILNNLTGRGALSEADVSAALREVRRALIEADVQIDVIRSFVDRIRSKAVGAEVLKSIKPGQMVVKIVHDELVEMLGSEGETIDLNAPAPVVLMMVGLQGSGKTTTTAKIAKRLTERQGKKVLMASLDTRRPAAQEQLRQLGEQVHVATLPIVAGQGPVEIARRAVQAAKLGGHDVVILDTAGRTHIDEPLMIEMADIKTASNPHEILLVADSLTGQDAVNLATSFDSRVGITGLVLTRMDGDGRGGAALSMRAVTGKPIKLIGTGEKMDGLEEFHPKRIADRILGMGDIVSLVEKAAEHIDAEKAAAMAKKMQSGKFDLDDLADQLRQMQKLGGMGGIMGMMPGVGKMKDQMAAAGLDDSMFKRQLAIISSMTRAERANPDVLKHSRKKRIAAGSGTDAAEINRLLKMHRGMADMMKAMGGKGKGGGMMRQMMGGLASRMGLGGMGGGMPDLSNMDPKQLEALQKQAQAAGLGKGLPGGLPGLGGGLPGLPGGMKLPGLGGPGGLPGGLPGLGKKK from the coding sequence ATGTTTGAATCACTTCAGGAGCGCCTGGGCTCTATCCTGAATAACCTGACCGGGCGCGGCGCGCTGTCGGAAGCCGACGTGTCGGCGGCGCTGCGCGAGGTCCGGCGGGCATTGATCGAGGCCGACGTCCAGATCGACGTGATCCGCTCCTTCGTGGACAGGATCCGTTCCAAGGCGGTCGGCGCTGAAGTGCTGAAATCGATCAAGCCCGGCCAGATGGTCGTCAAGATAGTGCATGACGAGCTGGTCGAGATGCTCGGCTCCGAGGGCGAGACCATCGATCTCAACGCGCCCGCGCCGGTCGTCCTCATGATGGTCGGCCTGCAAGGCTCCGGCAAGACGACCACCACGGCGAAGATCGCCAAGCGGCTGACCGAAAGGCAGGGCAAGAAGGTTCTGATGGCGTCGCTCGACACCCGTCGACCGGCCGCGCAGGAGCAGCTTCGCCAGTTGGGCGAGCAGGTGCATGTCGCGACACTGCCCATCGTGGCGGGGCAGGGGCCGGTGGAAATCGCCCGGCGCGCAGTGCAGGCCGCGAAGCTCGGCGGGCATGATGTCGTGATCCTCGATACGGCGGGCCGCACACATATCGACGAGCCGCTCATGATCGAGATGGCCGACATCAAGACGGCCTCGAACCCGCATGAAATCCTGCTTGTCGCCGATTCGCTGACCGGCCAGGACGCCGTGAACCTCGCGACCAGCTTCGATTCCCGCGTCGGCATCACCGGCCTCGTGCTGACCCGCATGGACGGCGACGGTCGCGGCGGCGCAGCACTTTCGATGCGCGCTGTCACCGGCAAGCCTATCAAGCTGATCGGCACCGGCGAAAAGATGGACGGGCTTGAGGAGTTTCATCCCAAGCGCATCGCTGATCGCATCCTCGGCATGGGCGATATTGTGTCGCTGGTCGAAAAGGCCGCCGAGCACATCGACGCGGAAAAGGCCGCGGCGATGGCAAAGAAGATGCAGTCCGGCAAGTTCGATCTTGACGATCTGGCCGACCAGCTTCGCCAGATGCAGAAGCTTGGCGGCATGGGCGGCATCATGGGCATGATGCCGGGTGTGGGCAAGATGAAGGACCAGATGGCGGCGGCGGGGCTGGACGATTCCATGTTCAAGCGCCAGCTTGCGATCATCTCGTCCATGACACGGGCGGAGCGCGCCAATCCGGACGTCCTCAAGCACAGCCGCAAAAAGCGCATCGCCGCCGGCTCCGGCACGGACGCCGCCGAGATCAACCGCCTGCTCAAGATGCATCGCGGCATGGCCGACATGATGAAGGCCATGGGCGGCAAGGGCAAGGGCGGTGGCATGATGCGCCAGATGATGGGCGGGCTGGCGTCCAGGATGGGCCTTGGGGGCATGGGTGGTGGCATGCCCGACCTTTCCAATATGGACCCGAAGCAGCTCGAAGCCTTGCAGAAGCAGGCGCAGGCGGCGGGGTTGGGTAAGGGTCTGCCGGGTGGATTGCCCGGTTTGGGTGGCGGACTGCCGGGCTTGCCCGGTGGCATGAAGCTGCCCGGCCTAGGTGGTCCCGGCGGATTGCCGGGCGGTCTGCCCGGTCTTGGCAAGAAGAAGTGA
- a CDS encoding lytic transglycosylase domain-containing protein, whose translation MAGRARSMVLAAAALAAISGSAAAAECGKTGSGFDTWKQSFAQEAAAQGVGKRGLSALAGASYANATINADRNQKSFKLSFDAFMKKRGASTIISKGKQMKRSNAALFANIERRYGVPAGPLIAIWGMETGFGGYMGKQNTISAITTLAYDCRRPDYFKPHAIAALVLVDRGTLTSSSVGAMHGEVGHTQFLPGNVLRYGVDGDGNGSVDLRNKADALASTANFLRGHGWQPGAGYQPGQPNFGAIQGWNAASVYQRAIAEIGAAIDGG comes from the coding sequence ATGGCGGGACGTGCCAGAAGCATGGTGTTGGCTGCGGCTGCGCTTGCGGCGATCAGCGGCAGCGCTGCTGCGGCTGAATGCGGCAAGACCGGTTCGGGCTTCGACACCTGGAAGCAGAGCTTTGCGCAGGAAGCAGCCGCGCAGGGTGTCGGCAAGCGCGGCTTGTCGGCGCTGGCGGGAGCGAGCTACGCAAACGCAACGATCAATGCCGACCGGAACCAGAAAAGCTTCAAGCTCTCCTTCGATGCCTTCATGAAAAAGCGTGGCGCATCGACGATCATCTCCAAGGGCAAGCAGATGAAGCGCTCGAATGCCGCCCTCTTTGCCAATATCGAGCGGCGCTATGGCGTTCCAGCCGGCCCGCTCATCGCGATCTGGGGCATGGAAACCGGCTTCGGCGGCTATATGGGCAAGCAGAACACCATCTCCGCAATTACGACGCTTGCCTATGACTGCCGCCGCCCCGACTACTTCAAGCCGCACGCAATCGCAGCGCTGGTGCTGGTTGATCGCGGAACGCTGACGTCTTCTTCCGTCGGCGCGATGCACGGCGAAGTCGGCCACACCCAGTTCCTGCCGGGAAATGTCTTGCGCTACGGCGTGGACGGCGACGGAAACGGCAGCGTGGACCTGCGCAACAAGGCCGATGCGCTGGCCTCGACCGCAAACTTCCTGCGCGGCCATGGCTGGCAACCGGGCGCGGGCTACCAGCCGGGACAGCCGAACTTTGGCGCAATCCAGGGCTGGAATGCGGCAAGCGTCTACCAGCGCGCAATTGCTGAAATCGGCGCTGCGATCGACGGCGGCTGA
- a CDS encoding argininosuccinate synthase: MAKAKDIKKVVLAYSGGLDTSIILKWLETELGAEVVTFTADLGQGGELEPARKKAEMLGIKEIYIRDVREEFIRDFVFPMFRANAQYEGVYLLGTSIARPLISKHLIEIARETGADAIAHGATGKGNDQVRFELSAYALNPDIKVIAPWRDWSFKSRTDLLEFARDHQIPIAKDKQGEAPFSVDANLLHSSSEGKVLEDPWQEPPEYVYQRTVSPMDAPDKVTEITLTFKKGDPVALNGKEMSPATLFAALNDLGRDNGIGRLDLVENRFVGMKSRGVYETPGGTILIVAHRAMESITLDRGAAHLKDELMPRYAELIYNGFWYSPEREMLQALIDRSQDDVEGEVRLKLYKGNVIVTGRRSPKSLYSDALVTFEDDRGAYDQKDAAGFIRLNALRLRTLAARDRKS; encoded by the coding sequence ATGGCGAAGGCGAAGGACATCAAGAAGGTAGTGCTTGCCTATTCGGGCGGGCTGGACACATCCATTATCTTGAAATGGCTAGAGACTGAGCTTGGGGCGGAAGTGGTGACCTTCACCGCCGATCTCGGTCAGGGCGGCGAGCTTGAGCCTGCCCGCAAGAAGGCCGAGATGCTCGGCATCAAGGAAATCTACATCAGGGATGTGCGCGAGGAGTTCATCAGGGATTTCGTCTTTCCGATGTTCCGCGCCAATGCCCAATATGAAGGGGTTTACCTGCTCGGAACATCCATTGCCCGCCCGCTCATCTCGAAGCATCTCATCGAAATCGCCCGGGAGACGGGCGCGGACGCCATCGCGCATGGCGCGACCGGCAAGGGCAATGACCAGGTTCGCTTCGAGCTGTCGGCCTATGCGCTGAACCCCGACATCAAGGTCATCGCACCGTGGCGTGACTGGTCGTTCAAGTCCCGCACCGACCTGCTCGAGTTTGCGCGCGACCACCAGATTCCGATTGCAAAGGACAAGCAGGGCGAAGCGCCATTCTCGGTGGACGCCAATCTCCTGCACTCCTCCTCTGAGGGAAAGGTGCTGGAAGATCCGTGGCAGGAGCCGCCGGAGTATGTCTACCAGCGCACTGTTTCCCCGATGGATGCACCGGACAAGGTCACGGAAATCACCCTGACCTTCAAAAAGGGCGATCCTGTCGCGCTGAACGGCAAGGAAATGTCCCCGGCGACGCTGTTTGCGGCGCTCAACGATCTGGGGCGCGACAACGGCATCGGGCGGCTCGATCTCGTCGAGAACCGCTTCGTCGGCATGAAGTCGCGCGGTGTCTACGAGACGCCGGGCGGCACGATCCTGATCGTTGCGCACCGCGCGATGGAATCGATCACGCTGGACCGTGGCGCGGCGCACCTCAAGGACGAGCTCATGCCGCGCTATGCGGAACTCATCTATAACGGCTTTTGGTATTCGCCGGAGCGCGAGATGTTGCAGGCGCTGATCGACCGGAGCCAGGACGATGTCGAGGGCGAGGTTCGGCTCAAGCTCTACAAGGGCAATGTGATCGTGACGGGCCGCCGTTCGCCGAAGTCGCTCTACAGCGACGCGCTGGTCACGTTCGAGGATGATCGCGGGGCATATGACCAGAAGGATGCAGCGGGGTTCATTCGCCTGAATGCGCTCAGGCTGCGCACTCTTGCGGCGCGCGACCGGAAGAGCTGA
- a CDS encoding XRE family transcriptional regulator, with the protein MVMPAKWEIPYNPRVMRWARERVNIAVEHAARRINVSPERVLAWEQGERKDAPTVRQARELAGMYGRPFLEFFSKDIPPVLPPALAPDFRFHRVAPSPTEAAALTEIQTYAEEIRLNAIDLLDLIGERPTAFRSDLYCSIEEDVDKAAARIRERIAFPVEIQTRMRSGKERDGFAGTLRRKLEGLGILVLKQSGLSRVRTRGICLYSETFPIIIFGNESPGGTAFTLAHEFAHILLRQSALSSYPRFGNGTSLKKIEGWCNRFAAAFLMPAESVISFMGSFPKGSRSIADGHLASVAARYAVSPHAALIRLVNLGYVQPAFYWRVKQPEFVKEEESYQSFGRAKYYGSRYRSSKGDLYTGLVLEAWNAGRITNHNAAEFMGIRNLDHLNDIRSNWMSND; encoded by the coding sequence ATGGTTATGCCGGCAAAATGGGAGATTCCGTACAATCCACGCGTCATGAGATGGGCGCGGGAGCGGGTGAATATCGCGGTCGAACACGCTGCGCGCCGGATAAATGTCTCCCCAGAGAGAGTTCTGGCCTGGGAGCAGGGCGAAAGGAAGGATGCGCCGACTGTAAGGCAGGCTCGCGAACTTGCCGGCATGTACGGGAGACCATTCCTTGAATTCTTTTCTAAGGACATCCCCCCCGTCCTGCCGCCGGCGCTGGCCCCCGATTTTCGATTTCACAGGGTGGCTCCGTCTCCCACTGAAGCAGCAGCCCTTACCGAGATACAGACATACGCTGAAGAAATTCGGCTGAACGCTATCGATCTGCTTGACCTCATCGGGGAGCGCCCAACCGCCTTTCGGTCCGATCTGTATTGCAGCATTGAGGAAGACGTCGATAAGGCTGCGGCGCGTATCCGAGAGCGGATCGCGTTCCCCGTCGAAATACAAACGCGGATGCGGTCCGGTAAGGAGCGAGACGGTTTTGCTGGTACCCTTCGGCGGAAGCTGGAGGGGCTGGGAATTCTGGTCCTCAAGCAAAGCGGCCTAAGCCGCGTCAGAACAAGGGGCATATGTCTCTACAGCGAGACTTTCCCTATCATCATTTTTGGCAACGAGTCGCCGGGCGGCACGGCATTTACGCTGGCACATGAGTTTGCTCATATCCTGCTAAGACAGAGCGCACTCAGTAGTTACCCGCGCTTTGGAAACGGCACTTCGCTCAAAAAGATAGAGGGATGGTGCAATCGCTTCGCCGCCGCCTTTCTCATGCCCGCAGAGTCGGTTATTTCTTTCATGGGAAGCTTCCCTAAAGGCTCCCGATCGATAGCGGACGGCCATCTGGCATCTGTCGCAGCGCGATATGCCGTCAGCCCACATGCTGCACTCATACGCCTTGTCAATCTGGGGTACGTGCAGCCCGCATTTTACTGGCGCGTCAAGCAGCCCGAATTTGTGAAGGAAGAGGAGAGCTATCAGAGCTTCGGACGGGCCAAATACTACGGTTCTCGCTATCGCAGTTCTAAAGGCGATCTCTACACTGGCCTTGTCCTCGAAGCTTGGAACGCCGGCCGTATCACGAACCATAACGCTGCCGAATTTATGGGGATTCGGAACCTCGACCATCTCAATGACATCCGGTCAAACTGGATGTCGAATGACTGA
- a CDS encoding CPBP family intramembrane metalloprotease, whose translation MTSPAFETYRYSQPRPVSLLRLFFGIIVIGSCWMGTSLIAGLPALLGEDVDPLAFFSSKLGTLVTLGSFIGIWIGVWFATRFIHGEPLGNVLGVSGRLQGTGFAKGFAAVALTSILSEVLIYALAPDFERTELALGTWLVFLLPVLLLCFVQTSAEELLFRGYLPRNLANRFRSPWVWALLPSLAFVSLHLTPDMRTSQLLLVVVSIGTLTALMMYLVWLTGNLSAAFGVHMGNNLFGFALVAHQEEFAGLALFKGVPVNDPGMSSDFALALGAVGIVCVGLTALLLLHSQSPLKVGSPS comes from the coding sequence ATGACCAGCCCCGCCTTCGAGACCTATCGTTACAGCCAGCCACGACCGGTCAGCCTGCTGCGGCTGTTCTTCGGGATTATCGTCATTGGCAGCTGCTGGATGGGCACGTCCCTTATTGCCGGGCTTCCGGCGCTGCTCGGCGAAGATGTCGATCCGCTGGCGTTCTTCAGTTCAAAGCTCGGCACGCTCGTGACGCTCGGCAGTTTCATCGGCATCTGGATCGGCGTGTGGTTCGCGACACGCTTCATCCATGGCGAACCGTTGGGCAACGTTCTGGGTGTTTCGGGACGCTTGCAGGGGACCGGATTTGCGAAGGGCTTTGCGGCTGTGGCGCTGACGTCGATTCTGTCGGAGGTGCTCATCTATGCGCTTGCGCCCGACTTTGAGCGCACCGAACTCGCACTTGGGACGTGGCTCGTTTTCCTGCTGCCGGTACTTCTTCTGTGCTTCGTGCAGACCTCGGCGGAAGAGCTTCTGTTCAGGGGCTACCTGCCGCGCAATCTCGCCAACCGTTTTCGCAGCCCGTGGGTCTGGGCCTTGCTGCCCAGCCTTGCCTTTGTCTCCCTGCACCTGACGCCCGATATGCGGACATCACAACTTTTGCTTGTCGTCGTCAGCATCGGAACGCTTACGGCGCTCATGATGTACCTGGTGTGGCTGACCGGAAACCTGAGCGCTGCCTTCGGGGTTCATATGGGGAACAACCTGTTCGGCTTCGCGCTGGTGGCGCATCAGGAGGAATTTGCAGGGCTTGCCCTTTTCAAGGGGGTGCCGGTCAACGATCCCGGCATGAGCAGCGATTTCGCGCTGGCGCTCGGCGCGGTGGGCATTGTTTGCGTTGGCCTGACCGCGCTTCTGCTTCTGCATTCACAGTCGCCGCTGAAAGTCGGGTCCCCATCCTGA